The Streptomyces sp. NBC_00306 sequence TGAACGAGATGGCCGGGAACCTGACCCGGCAGGTGCGCGCGATCGCGGCTGTCGCGACCGCGGTGACCCGTGGCGATCTGAACCTCAAGATTGACGTGGACGCGGCCGGCGAGATCCAGGTCCTTCAGGACAACATCAATACGATGATCGCGAACCTCCGCGACACCACCCTCGCCAACGAGGAGCAGGACTGGCTGAAGGGCAACCTCGCCCGGATCTCCGGTCTGATGCAGGGCCGGCGCGACCTGGACGACGTGGCCTCGCTGATCATGAGCGAGCTCACGCCGGTCGTCTCGGCGCAGCACGGCGCCTTCTTCCTGGCGATGCCGACGGGGAGCACCTCGGACGTACCGGGCAACGGGGAGCTGGCGTACGAGCTGTGCATGCGCGGCAGTTACGGATACTCCGCGGGGCTCATGCCGACGTCGTTCCGGCCGGGCGAGACGCTGATCGGGACGGCCGCCGAGGAGAAGCGGACGATCCAGGTCAATGTGCCGCCGGGCTATTTGAGGATCTCCTCGGGTCTCGGGGAGGCGTCGCCGGCGTATGTGATCGTGCTGCCGGTGCTCTTCGAGGGGAAGGTCCTCGGGGTGATCGAGCTGGCCTCGTTCCAGCCGTTCACGCAGATTCAGCGGGACTTCCTCAACCAGCTCGCCGAGATGATCGCGACGAGCGTCAACACCATCAGTGTCAACACCAAGACCGAGGTGCTGCTCAAGCAGTCGCAGGAGCTGACCGAGCAGCTGCGTGAGCGCTCGGCGGAGCTGGAGAACCGGCAGAAGGCGCTCCAGGCGTCCAACGCCGAACTGGAGGAGAAGGCGGAACTGCTCGCGCAGCAGAACCGCGACATCGAGGTCAAGAACACCGAGATCGAAGAGGCCCGGCAGGTGCTCGAGGAGCGCGCCGAGCAGCTCGCGGTCTCGATGCGCTACAAGAGCGAGTTCCTGGCGAACATGTCGCACGAACTGCGGACGCCGCTCAACTCGCTGCTGATCCTGGCCAAGCTGCTCGCCGACAACGCCGAGGGGAACCTCTCGCCGAAGCAGGTGGAGTTCGCGGAGACGATCCACGGCGCCGGCTCGGACCTGCTCCAGCTGATCAACGACATCCTCGATCTGTCGAAGGTCGAGGCGGGCAAGATGGACGTCAGCCCGACGCGGATCGCGCTGGTGCAGCTGGTCGACTACGTGGAGGCCACCTTCCGCCCGCTGACCGCGGAGAAGGGCCTCGACTTCTCGGTCCGCGTCTCTCCGGAGCTGCCGGCGACGCTGCACACCGACGAGCAGCGGCTGCTTCAGGTGCTGCGCAACCTCCTGTCGAACGCGGTGAAGTTCACCGACTCCGGCGCCGTGGAGCTGGTCATCAGGCCGGCGAGTGCGGATGTGCCGCAGTCGATCCGTGAGCAGCTGCTGGAGGCCGGGTCGTTGCAGGACGCGGACGCCGATCTGATCGCCTTCTCCGTCACCGACACCGGCATCGGGATCGCGTCGGGCAAGATGCGCGTGATCTTCGAGGCGTTCAAGCAGGCCGACGGTACGACGAGCCGTAAGTACGGCGGTACGGGCCTGGGTCTGTCGATCAGCCGGGAGATCGCGCGGCTGCTCGGCGGCGAGATCCACGCGGCGAGCGAACCGGGCCGCGGTTCGACGTTCACGCTCTATCTGCCCCTTCACCCGAGTGAACTGCCGCCGCAGGGTTATGCGCAGGTCACCTCGGGCGCCGTGGAGGCACAGTCGGGGCCGGCCGACGACGCGGCGGACGAGGCCTCTGCGCAGCCCCGTCCCGAGCGGTCCGCGCCACAGGGTCCGGCCGCTCTCTTCCGGCGCCGCCGCAAGGCGCTGGAGGCGACCGAGGAGCGGACGGCGCTGCCCGGCCGGCAGGGGTCGCAGGGCGACAGCGCCGGGGCGCCGGGCGAGGGTGCCCGGGGCCGGGAGGATTGGCAGGGCGGCCGCGGTGGCCAGGAGGTGCCGGAGCAGCGGCGGACGTTCACCTTCGACAACGAGAAGGTGCTCATCGTCGACGACGACATCCGCAATGTCTTCGCGCTCACCAGCGTGCTGGAGCAGCACGGCCTGTCCGTGCTGTACGCGGAGAACGGCCGTGAGGGCATCGAAGTCCTGGAGCAGCACGACGATGTGACGGTCGTACTGATGGACATCATGATGCCGGAGATGGACGGCTACGCGACGACGACGGCGATCCGCAGGATGCCGCAGTTCGCCGGACTGCCGATCATCGCGCTCACCGCGAAGGCGATGAAGGGGGACCGGGAGAAGGCGATCGAGTCGGGGGCATCCGACTATGTCACCAAGCCGGTCGATCCTGACCATTTGCTCTCTGTGATGGAGCAGTGGATGCGCGACGAGTGAGCGGCCGCTGTCCGGACCTTCGCCCGTTGTCGACCGGCTGTGGCCGATGGCGTGTGAGGCGGTGGTATTCGGGGAACCTTCTGGTCTCCCGCTACGTTTCTGCTTCGTGCACTGTGACAACGCGGTGACAGGGTGTGGCGACGGGCGGGGTGCGGCTACCATGACCGGCACAAGGACGGGCGACGCAAGGGAGTCGCCCCCTGGGGCGGCGCCCGGTGCGTCCCCCGGCTCGAAGAGCTGGGGAGACCCCACGCCGGGGCGAGGAGGACGGGGCATGGTGCAGAAGGCCAAGATCCTCCTGGTCGATGACCGGCCGGAGAATCTGCTGGCGCTGGAGGCCATTCTCTCTGCGCTCGATCAGACACTGGTGCGGGCATCGTCAGGGGAGGAAGCGCTCAAGGCGCTGCTGACAGACGACTTCGCGGTCATTCTGCTGGACGTCCAGATGCCTGGAATGGACGGTTTCGAGACCGCGGCGCACATCAAGCGGCGGGAGCGGACCCGGGACATCCCGATCATCTTCCTCACCGCGATCAACCACGGACCGCATCACACGTTCCGGGGCTATGCCGCGGGCGCGGTCGACTACATCTCCAAGCCGTTCGACCCGTGGGTGCTGCGCGCCAAGGTCTCGGTCTTCGTCGAGCTGTACATGAAGAACTGCCAACTGCGGGAGCAGGCCGCGCTGCTGAGGCTTCAGCTGGAGGGCGGCGGGCAGTCGGGCGCCGACAACCACAAGGAGCCGGCGGGCCTGCTCGCCGAGCTCTCCGCGCGCCTCGCGGCCGTCGAGGAGCAGGCGGAGGCGCTCTCGAAGCAGCTCGACGACGACTCCGCGGATGCGGCCGCCGTGGCGACCGCGGCCCATCTCGAGCGCAAACTCACGGGTTTGCGCAGAGCCCTGGACGCACTGGAACCGGGTACCGGCGGCCCCAGCGCCCTGCCCTCGCAGAACTGAGCGGCCGAAGTGTCGGCCGGTGTGTGAGGGAACGTCACTTTGCCGCCTCCGCAGGGCGACACGAACGGGTGAAGCAGTAAGCACACGTGTCCACTGCCTCCCACACCGGTAACCTCACCACTATGGCCTCACGTACGTCCGGCAAGGGTTCCCAGGGCACGGCGGGCACCGCGAAGCCGCGCCCCGGCCGTACGACCGGTGCCGCGAAGAAGGCGGCGCCCGCCAGGAAAGCCGTCGCAAAGAAGACCGTGCCCGCGAAGAAGGCACCGGCCAAGAAGGCCGTTGCCAAGAAGGTCGCGCCGAAACCGGCACCGTCTCCCACCGGTGGTGTCTATCGGCTCGCTCGCGCGCTCTGGCTCGGACTCGCGCACGGCCTGGGTGCGATGCTCCGCGGCATAGGGCGTGGCGCGAAGGGACTCGACCCGGCCCACCGCAAGGACGGCCTGGCGCTGCTGCTCCTCGGACTCGCGCTGGTCGTCGCCGCCGGAACCTGGTCCAACCTCCGCGGTCCGGTCGGCGATCTCGTCGAGATGCTGGTGACCGGTGCCTTCGGCAGGCTCGATCTGCTGGTGCCGATACTGCTCGGCGCGGTCGCCGTCCGGCTGATCCTCTATCCCGAGAAGCCCGAGGCCAACGGCCGCATCGTCATCGGCCTGTCGGCCCTCGTCGTCGGCGTGCTCGGCCAGGTGCACATCGCGTGCGGCTCTCCGGGGCGCGGCGAGGGCACCGGCGCCATGCAGGACGCCGGCGGTCTGATCGGCTGGGCCGCGTCCAAGCCGCTGATCTTCACGATGGGTGAGGTGCTCGCGGTACCGCTGCTGGTCCTGCTCACGCTCTTCGGTCTGCTCGTCGTCACCGCCACGCCGGTCAACGCCATTCCGCAGCGGCTGCGACTGCTCGGCGCCAAGCTCGGCATCGTCGACCCGGTGTACGAGCCGGGGGAGTACGGGGACGGCGAGTACGAGGGCACGGACGACGACCACCGCTACGACGAGCAGTGGCGCGAGGCCGTCCCGGCCCGCGCCCGCCGCTCGGGCGCCCGCCGCAGCGAGGCCCCCGTCGACTACGACCCGGACCAGGCCGAGTCGGAGGCCCTGTCGAGGCGACGCCGGCCGCGCCGCGGCTCGGTGCAGCCCGCGATGGACC is a genomic window containing:
- a CDS encoding response regulator, with the translated sequence MVQKAKILLVDDRPENLLALEAILSALDQTLVRASSGEEALKALLTDDFAVILLDVQMPGMDGFETAAHIKRRERTRDIPIIFLTAINHGPHHTFRGYAAGAVDYISKPFDPWVLRAKVSVFVELYMKNCQLREQAALLRLQLEGGGQSGADNHKEPAGLLAELSARLAAVEEQAEALSKQLDDDSADAAAVATAAHLERKLTGLRRALDALEPGTGGPSALPSQN